The Rhododendron vialii isolate Sample 1 chromosome 8a, ASM3025357v1 genome has a window encoding:
- the LOC131298180 gene encoding uncharacterized protein LOC131298180 isoform X2, with translation MPKRRAKRTVKQSASSPLGNIDGASPEDPKFEKKEDTFIDQDVDRESAAIRAIRDVEIDHLLTGLRLLRSKFSKEQRQIPVLQFFRENLPDLEVVKNGKDGQYEVQWKDKDGTMPMNQADGIDIHASLLRQMSAAYPDCSTAFPSSGGFEFSSLAARASLLGADNLQTKDFVLEEPSDTQMFGLHDGLQTPGSQKKDELLPIQ, from the exons ATGCCAAAACGAAGAGCTAAGAGGACTGTTAAACAATCCGCCTCATCTCCCTTAGGCAACATAGATGGTGCTAGTCCAGAGGAtcccaaatttgaaaagaaagaagatacaTTCATAGACCAAGATG TTGATCGTGAAAGTGCTGCAATCAGGGCCATTCGTGATGTGGAGATTGACCATTTGCTAACTGGGTTGCGTCTGCTTCGGTCAAAATTCAGTAAGGAACAACGGCAGATTCCTGTACTGCAATTTTTCAGGGAAAACCTTCCGGATCTTGAAGTTGttaaaaatggaaaagatgGACAATATGAAGTGCAGTGGAAGGATAAAGATGGTACTATGCCGATGAACCAGGCTGATGGAATAGACATACATGCTTCTCTTTTACGTCAGATGTCAGCGGCTTATCCTGACTGCTCTACTGCATTTCCATCCTCTGGCGGCTTTGAATTTTCAAGCCTGGCTG CCAGAGCGAGCCTTCTTGGTGCGGATAATCTCCAGACCAAGGATTTC GTTTTGGAGGAGCCATCTGATACTCAAATGTTTGGTCTGCACGACGGCCTCCAAACACCAGGG AGTCAGAAGAAGGATGAACTGCTGCCAATTCAATGA
- the LOC131298180 gene encoding uncharacterized protein LOC131298180 isoform X1: protein MPKRRAKRTVKQSASSPLGNIDGASPEDPKFEKKEDTFIDQDVDRESAAIRAIRDVEIDHLLTGLRLLRSKFSKEQRQIPVLQFFRENLPDLEVVKNGKDGQYEVQWKDKDGTMPMNQADGIDIHASLLRQMSAAYPDCSTAFPSSGGFEFSSLAARASLLGADNLQTKDFVLEEPSDTQMFGLHDGLQTPGVTSHRMSVGMTPKTLRLPKHGEMLLSVHGSPLGVYKEDNMECIRESEEG from the exons ATGCCAAAACGAAGAGCTAAGAGGACTGTTAAACAATCCGCCTCATCTCCCTTAGGCAACATAGATGGTGCTAGTCCAGAGGAtcccaaatttgaaaagaaagaagatacaTTCATAGACCAAGATG TTGATCGTGAAAGTGCTGCAATCAGGGCCATTCGTGATGTGGAGATTGACCATTTGCTAACTGGGTTGCGTCTGCTTCGGTCAAAATTCAGTAAGGAACAACGGCAGATTCCTGTACTGCAATTTTTCAGGGAAAACCTTCCGGATCTTGAAGTTGttaaaaatggaaaagatgGACAATATGAAGTGCAGTGGAAGGATAAAGATGGTACTATGCCGATGAACCAGGCTGATGGAATAGACATACATGCTTCTCTTTTACGTCAGATGTCAGCGGCTTATCCTGACTGCTCTACTGCATTTCCATCCTCTGGCGGCTTTGAATTTTCAAGCCTGGCTG CCAGAGCGAGCCTTCTTGGTGCGGATAATCTCCAGACCAAGGATTTC GTTTTGGAGGAGCCATCTGATACTCAAATGTTTGGTCTGCACGACGGCCTCCAAACACCAGGG GTGACTAGTCATAGGATGTCTGTTGGAATGACTCCTAAAACGTTAAGGCTTCCAAAGCACGGTGAGATGCTTTTATCTGTCCATGGTTCACCCCTTGGTGTCTATAAAGAAGACAACATGGAATGCATTCGTG AGTCAGAAGAAGGATGA
- the LOC131298180 gene encoding uncharacterized protein LOC131298180 isoform X3, whose protein sequence is MPKRRAKRTVKQSASSPLGNIDGASPEDPKFEKKEDTFIDQDVDRESAAIRAIRDVEIDHLLTGLRLLRSKFSKEQRQIPVLQFFRENLPDLEVVKNGKDGQYEVQWKDKDGTMPMNQADGIDIHASLLRQMSAAYPDCSTAFPSSGGFEFSSLAARASLLGADNLQTKDFVLEEPSDTQMFGLHDGLQTPGM, encoded by the exons ATGCCAAAACGAAGAGCTAAGAGGACTGTTAAACAATCCGCCTCATCTCCCTTAGGCAACATAGATGGTGCTAGTCCAGAGGAtcccaaatttgaaaagaaagaagatacaTTCATAGACCAAGATG TTGATCGTGAAAGTGCTGCAATCAGGGCCATTCGTGATGTGGAGATTGACCATTTGCTAACTGGGTTGCGTCTGCTTCGGTCAAAATTCAGTAAGGAACAACGGCAGATTCCTGTACTGCAATTTTTCAGGGAAAACCTTCCGGATCTTGAAGTTGttaaaaatggaaaagatgGACAATATGAAGTGCAGTGGAAGGATAAAGATGGTACTATGCCGATGAACCAGGCTGATGGAATAGACATACATGCTTCTCTTTTACGTCAGATGTCAGCGGCTTATCCTGACTGCTCTACTGCATTTCCATCCTCTGGCGGCTTTGAATTTTCAAGCCTGGCTG CCAGAGCGAGCCTTCTTGGTGCGGATAATCTCCAGACCAAGGATTTC GTTTTGGAGGAGCCATCTGATACTCAAATGTTTGGTCTGCACGACGGCCTCCAAACACCAGGG ATGTAA
- the LOC131298181 gene encoding pentatricopeptide repeat-containing protein At4g39620, chloroplastic, translating into MPLNLSPCSLQFSSTPISTLKSTRPTSSGPHLCLPRKPNSSTVRSPTRPRRKTGSTAEKRSETEELVRVLLRNFDDKRPLVSTLSKYVKVVRVEHCFLLFEELGKSDKWLQCLEVYRWMQKQRWYIADNGVYSKLISVMGKKGQTRMAMWLFSEMRNSGCRPDTSVYNALITAHLHSRDKSRALDKAIGYFDKMKGMEKCRPNIVTYNILLRAFAQARNVDKVVTLFKDLDESIVSPDIFTFNGVMDAYGKNGMIREMESVLSRMKSNQCKPDVITFNLLIDAYGKKQEFEKMEQVFKSLLRSKEKPTLPTFNSMITNYGKARLREKAELVFKRMNEMGYTPSFITYECMIMMYGYCDCVSKARGIFDGVMASGLEPRVSTLNAMLDVYCMNGLQIEADTLFESSRNTRVSSDSSTYKLLYKAYTKANMKELLKKLLAHMDKDGVIPNKRFFLDALGAFGSSTATKVG; encoded by the exons ATGCCCCTAAATCTCTCTCCTTGCTCGCTTCAATTCTCCTCTACACCCATTTCCACTTTGAAATCAACCCGACCCACTTCCTCAGGTCCGCATCTATGTCTTCCTCGGAAACCCAATTCCAGTACTGTCCGCTCTCCGACCCGACCCAGGAGGAAAACGGGCTCGACGGCGGAGAAGAGGTCGGAGACGGAGGAGCTGGTTCGTGTGCTTCTGAGGAATTTTGACGACAAGAGGCCGTTGGTATCGACGCTGAGTAAGTACGTTAAGGTTGTGAGAGTGGAACACTGTTTTCTCCTGTTTGAAGAGCTTGGGAAGAGTGACAAGTGGCTTCAATGCCTTGAG GTCTACAGGTGGATGCAAAAACAAAGGTGGTACATAGCTGACAATGGGGTCTACTCAAAGTTAATATCTGTGATGGGAAAGAAAGGCCAAACCCGGATGGCCATGTGGCTCTTCTCTGAGATGCGTAATAGTGGGTGCCGCCCGGACACGTCAGTTTATAATGCTCTCATCACTGCCCACCTCCACTCGCGAGACAAATCCAGGGCCTTGGACAAAGCTATTGGCTACTTTGACAAGATGAAGGGAATGGAAAAGTGTAGACCCAACATTGTAACGTATAATATTCTGCTCAGAGCTTTTGCTCAGGCACGAAACGTCGATAAAGTTGTTACTTTGTTCAAGGATCTTGATGAGAGCATCGTTAGCCCTGATATCTTCACATTTAATGGTGTAATGGATGCCTATGGAAAAAATGGAATGATTAGAGAAATGGAGTCGGTCCTTTCCCGCATGAAGAGTAATCAGTGTAAGCCAGATGTCATCACTTTTAATTTGCTAATTGATGCATATGGGAAGAAACAAGAATTTGAGAAGATGGAACAAGTTTTCAAAAGTTTGTTGCGTTCTAAGGAGAAACCAACACTTCCCACCTTCAATTCTATGATCACAAACTACGGGAAAGCACGACTTAGGGAGAAAGCAGAGCTTGTTTTTAAGAGAATGAATGAAATGGGATACACCCCAAGCTTCATTACTTATGAATGCATGATTATGATGTATGGGTACTGTGATTGTGTTTCAAAGGCTAGGGGCATATTTGATGGGGTAATGGCATCTGGGCTGGAGCCGAGGGTTTCTACCCTAAATGCCATGCTTGACGTTTACTGCATGAATGGTTTACAAATTGAAGCAGACACGTTGTTTGAGAGCTCACGTAATACCAGGGTTTCCTCAGATTCCTCCACTTACAAGCTTCTATATAAAGCCTACACTAAAGCCAACATGAAGGAGCTTCTAAAAAAATTGCTGGCGCACATGGACAAAGATGGTGTAATCCCTAATAAGAGGTTCTTCCTTGATGCTTTGGGAGCCTTTGGGTCTTCTACAGCAACCAAAGTTGGTTGA
- the LOC131298182 gene encoding transcription factor TGA1-like isoform X2, with protein sequence MNSPTTHFVTSRRMGIYEPMHQISMWGDFEVNGCQKTSATMIVEVDTKLDNQSEDTSHETQGQLYKFGQETSKRSDKALRRLAQNREAARKSRLRKKAHVQQLEASRLKLIQLEQELERARHQGLYLGGGGLDTSPIEYSGSVNSGIAIFELEYGQWVEKHKRQISDLRTALTSHMLDNDLLILVEGSMNHYGDLFRMKATAAKADVFYLMSGIWKTSAERFFLWIGGFRPSELLKVLVPQLDLRLTEEQVFDICNLKQSCQQAEDALSQGMEKLQQILAEAVASGQLGEASYIPQMTMEKLEALVRFVNQADHLRQETLQQMYRILNTRQAARGLLALGEYIQRLRDLSSLWSNHQPEPS encoded by the exons ATGAACTCTCCAACCACCCATTTTGTCACCTCAAGAAGGATGGGCATATACGAACCAATGCACCAGATTAGCATGTGGGGAGACTTTGAAGTTAATGGCTGTCAAAAAACTTCTGCTACTATGATTGTGGAGGTGGACACAAAGCTAGACAACCAG TCAGAGGATACTTCTCATGAAACACAAGGACAATTGTACAAGTTTGGCCAAGAGACAAGCAAACGTTCAGATAAG GCACTTAGACGTCTTGCACAAAACCGGGAGGCCGCTCGCAAAAGCCGTTTGCGGAAAAAG GCTCATGTTCAGCAGTTAGAAGCAAGTCGTCTGAAATTAATACAATTGGAACAAGAGCTTGAACGAGCTAGGCATCAG GGTCTGTATCTAGGTGGTGGTGGATTGGATACTAGTCCTATAGAATACTCTGGAAGTGTAAACTCAG GTATTGCCATATTTGAGCTGGAGTATGGACAATGGGTGGAAAAACACAAGAGACAAATTTCCGACTTAAGGACCGCTTTGACTTCTCATATGCTTGATAATGACCTTCTCATCCTGGTTGAGGGTAGCATGAACCACTATGGTGATCTCTTCCGCATGAAAGCAACTGCTGCAAAAGCTGATGTCTTCTATCTTATGTCTGGCATATGGAAGACATCTGCTGAACGCTTTTTCCTGTGGATCGGAGGGTTTCGCCCTTCAGAGCTTCTAAAG GTTCTCGTCCCACAGCTTGACCTAAGATTGACAGAGGAACAGGTTTTTGATATCTGTAACCTTAAACAATCATGTCAGCAAGCAGAAGATGCTCTTTCACAAGGAATGGAGAAACTTCAGCAAATTCTGGCTGAAGCTGTAGCAAGTGGTCAACTTGGTGAAGCAAGTTACATCCCACAGATGACCATGGAGAAGTTAGAAGCCCTTGTGAGGTTTGTAAATCAG GCAGATCATCTAAGGCAGGAAACCCTGCAACAAATGTATCGCATCCTAAACACCCGCCAAGCAGCCCGGGGCCTACTTGCCTTGGGAGAGTACATTCAGCGTCTTCGGGATCTGAGTTCACTCTGGTCTAATCATCAACCTGAACCTTCCTAG
- the LOC131298182 gene encoding transcription factor TGA1-like isoform X1 codes for MEVTCSKNMNSPTTHFVTSRRMGIYEPMHQISMWGDFEVNGCQKTSATMIVEVDTKLDNQSEDTSHETQGQLYKFGQETSKRSDKALRRLAQNREAARKSRLRKKAHVQQLEASRLKLIQLEQELERARHQGLYLGGGGLDTSPIEYSGSVNSGIAIFELEYGQWVEKHKRQISDLRTALTSHMLDNDLLILVEGSMNHYGDLFRMKATAAKADVFYLMSGIWKTSAERFFLWIGGFRPSELLKVLVPQLDLRLTEEQVFDICNLKQSCQQAEDALSQGMEKLQQILAEAVASGQLGEASYIPQMTMEKLEALVRFVNQADHLRQETLQQMYRILNTRQAARGLLALGEYIQRLRDLSSLWSNHQPEPS; via the exons ATGGAAGTGACCTG TTCAAAGAACATGAACTCTCCAACCACCCATTTTGTCACCTCAAGAAGGATGGGCATATACGAACCAATGCACCAGATTAGCATGTGGGGAGACTTTGAAGTTAATGGCTGTCAAAAAACTTCTGCTACTATGATTGTGGAGGTGGACACAAAGCTAGACAACCAG TCAGAGGATACTTCTCATGAAACACAAGGACAATTGTACAAGTTTGGCCAAGAGACAAGCAAACGTTCAGATAAG GCACTTAGACGTCTTGCACAAAACCGGGAGGCCGCTCGCAAAAGCCGTTTGCGGAAAAAG GCTCATGTTCAGCAGTTAGAAGCAAGTCGTCTGAAATTAATACAATTGGAACAAGAGCTTGAACGAGCTAGGCATCAG GGTCTGTATCTAGGTGGTGGTGGATTGGATACTAGTCCTATAGAATACTCTGGAAGTGTAAACTCAG GTATTGCCATATTTGAGCTGGAGTATGGACAATGGGTGGAAAAACACAAGAGACAAATTTCCGACTTAAGGACCGCTTTGACTTCTCATATGCTTGATAATGACCTTCTCATCCTGGTTGAGGGTAGCATGAACCACTATGGTGATCTCTTCCGCATGAAAGCAACTGCTGCAAAAGCTGATGTCTTCTATCTTATGTCTGGCATATGGAAGACATCTGCTGAACGCTTTTTCCTGTGGATCGGAGGGTTTCGCCCTTCAGAGCTTCTAAAG GTTCTCGTCCCACAGCTTGACCTAAGATTGACAGAGGAACAGGTTTTTGATATCTGTAACCTTAAACAATCATGTCAGCAAGCAGAAGATGCTCTTTCACAAGGAATGGAGAAACTTCAGCAAATTCTGGCTGAAGCTGTAGCAAGTGGTCAACTTGGTGAAGCAAGTTACATCCCACAGATGACCATGGAGAAGTTAGAAGCCCTTGTGAGGTTTGTAAATCAG GCAGATCATCTAAGGCAGGAAACCCTGCAACAAATGTATCGCATCCTAAACACCCGCCAAGCAGCCCGGGGCCTACTTGCCTTGGGAGAGTACATTCAGCGTCTTCGGGATCTGAGTTCACTCTGGTCTAATCATCAACCTGAACCTTCCTAG
- the LOC131298183 gene encoding uncharacterized protein LOC131298183: MEINNCGSVSVKQSMLTCTGEALAAMLVSALVNTQVLAQTHDLFGSPTIIPGLKGEHHVQCHSKPIDADANDDDDDDEDDGDFGEGEEDLSEEDGGDIGNNPNDNNKSNPKKGPGGGAGGGAEENGEEGEEDDDDGDGHDDDDDDDDDDDDDDDDDDDEDDGGDAGEEGVVEEEEEEEEEEDEEEEALQPPKKRKK; the protein is encoded by the exons ATGGAGATTAATAATTGTGGTTCAGTCTCAGTTAAGCAGTCTATGCTAACGTGCACCGGAGAAGCTTTAGCCGCTATGCTGGTCTCGGCTCTGGTCAACACTCAAGTTTTGGCCCAAACTCAC GATTTATTCGGATCGCCAACCATCATCCCTGGACTTAAAGGAGAGCATCATGTCCAATGCCATTCCAAGCCAATAGATGCTGATGCAAAtgacgacgatgacgacgaTGAAGATGATGGTGACTTTGGAGAAGGTGAAGAAGACTTGTCAGAAGAAGACGGAGGGGATATTGGCAACAACCCCAATGACAACAACAAAAGCAACCCAAAGAAAGGACCCGGGGGAGGAGCTGGTGGTGGAGCAGAAGAGAATGGcgaagagggagaagaagatgatgatgatggcgATGGCCatgatgacgatgatgatgatgatgacgacgacgacgacgatgatgatGACGACGATGATGAGGATGATGGTGGGGATGCGGGCGAGGAAGGAGTCgttgaggaggaagaggaggaagaggaagaggaggatgaggaagagGAAGCACTTCAGCCCccaaagaagaggaagaagtaa